One part of the Thiothrix nivea DSM 5205 genome encodes these proteins:
- the hemL gene encoding glutamate-1-semialdehyde 2,1-aminomutase, which produces MTRSESLFEQAKQSIPGGVNSPVRAFRSVGGTPRFIARAQGAYMWDADGNRLIDYVGSWGPMVAGHAHPEVVAAVQAAAVDGLSYGAPTEIEITMAEKICSIMPSIELVRMTSSGTEATMSAIRLARGFTGRNYMVKFEGGYHGHGDSLLVKAGSGALTFGQPSSPGVPVELAQYTLTLDYNNSTQVREVFAARGHEIACIIVEPVSGNMNCIPPVPGFLETLREVCDEHGAVLIFDEVMTGFRVALGGAQAVYGVKPDLTTLGKIIGGGMPVGAFGGRRDIMEQLSPLGPVYQAGTLSGNPIAMTAGLKMMEIISQPDFYAGLTSKTRYLLAGLQQAADSAGVAFITQQVGGMFGLFFTAEARIDTYAQVTACNIGQFNQFFHGMLDCGVYLAPSAYEAGFVSSAHTQADLDETIAIATDVFAALQPKAKD; this is translated from the coding sequence GTGACCCGTTCCGAATCCCTCTTCGAGCAAGCCAAACAGTCTATTCCCGGCGGGGTCAATTCCCCGGTACGCGCGTTCCGCAGCGTTGGGGGTACGCCCCGTTTCATCGCCCGTGCGCAAGGCGCTTATATGTGGGATGCCGACGGCAACCGGTTGATTGATTACGTCGGCTCCTGGGGGCCGATGGTGGCGGGTCATGCCCACCCGGAAGTGGTTGCCGCCGTGCAGGCTGCTGCTGTCGATGGTCTGAGTTATGGCGCGCCAACGGAAATTGAAATTACCATGGCGGAGAAAATTTGCTCTATCATGCCTTCCATCGAGCTGGTACGCATGACCAGCTCCGGTACCGAGGCCACCATGTCTGCCATCCGGCTGGCGCGGGGCTTTACCGGGCGCAATTACATGGTCAAGTTCGAAGGCGGCTACCACGGCCATGGTGACTCGCTGCTGGTGAAAGCCGGTTCCGGCGCGCTTACGTTCGGCCAACCCAGCTCCCCTGGTGTCCCGGTGGAACTGGCGCAATACACCCTGACGCTGGATTACAACAATAGCACACAGGTGCGCGAAGTGTTCGCGGCGCGTGGGCATGAAATCGCCTGCATCATCGTCGAGCCGGTGTCCGGCAACATGAACTGCATCCCGCCCGTGCCCGGTTTCCTCGAAACTTTGCGCGAAGTGTGCGACGAACACGGCGCGGTGCTGATTTTTGATGAAGTCATGACCGGTTTCCGCGTGGCGCTGGGCGGAGCGCAGGCGGTGTATGGCGTCAAACCTGACCTTACGACGCTGGGCAAGATCATCGGCGGCGGGATGCCGGTCGGCGCATTCGGCGGCAGGCGCGACATCATGGAACAGCTTTCCCCGCTGGGGCCGGTGTATCAGGCGGGTACGCTCTCCGGCAACCCGATTGCAATGACGGCTGGCCTGAAAATGATGGAAATCATTTCCCAACCCGATTTTTATGCTGGCCTGACCAGCAAGACCCGCTATTTGCTGGCAGGCTTGCAACAAGCTGCTGATTCTGCCGGGGTCGCATTCATCACCCAGCAAGTGGGCGGCATGTTTGGCCTGTTCTTCACCGCCGAAGCGCGGATTGATACGTATGCACAAGTAACGGCCTGCAATATCGGGCAGTTCAACCAGTTTTTCCACGGTATGCTGGATTGTGGCGTTTACCTCGCCCCTTCCGCTTACGAAGCCGGTTTTGTTTCCAGCGCCCATACCCAGGCTGATCTGGATGAGACCATTGCCATTGCCACCGACGTTTTCGCTGCCCTGCAACCCAAGGCCAAGGATTAA
- the dsrE2 gene encoding sulfur carrier protein DsrE2: MTAAAQTTPASLDKSVFEQWFDERFEHKMAEREANHTPSMTIIATKGTLDMAYPPFILASTAAALGWDVSVFFTFYGLELLKKELDLKISPLGNPAMPMKMPIGPEWLRKANIPVPNLLMAGIPGFENAATGLMKQTMSQKGVASIEELRELSVEADVKLVACQMTVELFGYEKDDFIPEISGWIGAASFLPQAQKADVSLFI; the protein is encoded by the coding sequence ATGACCGCAGCCGCACAAACCACACCCGCCAGCCTCGACAAGAGCGTATTCGAGCAATGGTTCGACGAACGTTTCGAGCACAAAATGGCGGAACGCGAAGCCAACCATACCCCCTCCATGACCATCATCGCCACCAAGGGCACGCTGGACATGGCCTACCCACCCTTCATCCTCGCCTCCACCGCTGCCGCTCTGGGTTGGGATGTCTCGGTGTTTTTCACTTTCTACGGCCTGGAATTGCTGAAAAAGGAACTGGATCTGAAAATCAGCCCACTCGGCAACCCCGCTATGCCGATGAAAATGCCGATAGGGCCGGAATGGCTACGCAAGGCCAATATCCCGGTTCCTAACCTGCTGATGGCGGGCATCCCCGGCTTTGAAAACGCCGCCACTGGCCTGATGAAACAGACCATGAGCCAAAAAGGCGTGGCCTCCATCGAGGAACTGCGCGAACTGTCGGTGGAAGCCGATGTAAAATTGGTCGCTTGCCAAATGACAGTTGAGCTGTTCGGCTATGAAAAGGATGATTTCATCCCCGAAATCAGCGGCTGGATTGGCGCTGCCAGCTTCCTGCCACAAGCGCAAAAAGCGGATGTGAGCCTGTTTATCTGA
- a CDS encoding sulfurtransferase TusA family protein translates to MSTATQTLDARGLNCPLPILRTKKALNSLQTGDTLQIQASDPGSVKDMQAFCQQTGNELVSSNDSNGEFSFLIRKA, encoded by the coding sequence ATGAGCACAGCAACCCAAACCCTCGACGCCCGCGGCCTCAACTGCCCGCTACCGATCCTGCGCACCAAGAAGGCACTGAATAGCCTGCAAACCGGCGACACATTGCAAATCCAGGCCAGCGACCCCGGTTCCGTCAAAGACATGCAGGCATTCTGCCAACAGACCGGCAACGAACTGGTGTCGTCCAACGACAGCAACGGCGAGTTTTCTTTCCTGATCCGCAAAGCGTAA
- a CDS encoding N-acetylmuramoyl-L-alanine amidase: protein MNTKNLTRRAFIMKLGALAGAIASGVTAQGAFAANARAGRLTGANLSGGTDNLTFSLQLDEPVDFKVFTLDAPDRVVIDLINTSMAGKLKQGAHDRAPLKGIRYAAREDGRLRVVLDMQEQVSAKGSMKASGSGNTLSVTMKPTGKGSTGSANKPEPRKKPAGKQSPTKSSSGSEKPVTSEPSRGKFIVVIDPGHGGKDPGAIGPSGTREKDVVLQVARKLKSRIDKEKGMQAILTRDSDKFIPLRDRMDLAHKHKADLFISVHADANPSSRVSGSSVYILSENGASSEAARLLAESENSYEVRFGNRSLSNTSSKVASILLDLSQNAMMDRSLNLAKGVLGELTKVNNPLRRRVESARFVVLRSPDIPSMLVETAFISNPTEEKRLRTADYQQKLASAMFQGVKRYQLAYADEGRMNT from the coding sequence ATGAACACAAAAAATCTGACGCGAAGAGCTTTCATCATGAAACTGGGCGCGTTGGCGGGGGCGATTGCCAGTGGAGTGACTGCGCAAGGCGCGTTTGCTGCCAACGCCCGAGCGGGTCGCCTGACCGGCGCAAACCTGAGCGGTGGGACAGACAACCTGACCTTTTCCCTGCAACTGGATGAGCCGGTGGATTTCAAGGTATTTACCCTGGATGCACCTGACCGTGTGGTCATTGACCTGATCAACACCAGCATGGCAGGTAAGCTCAAACAGGGCGCGCATGACCGCGCTCCACTCAAGGGCATCCGCTATGCCGCGCGTGAAGATGGCCGCCTGCGGGTGGTGCTGGATATGCAAGAACAGGTTTCTGCCAAGGGTTCCATGAAGGCGTCAGGCAGTGGTAACACCCTCAGTGTCACCATGAAGCCTACCGGCAAAGGCAGCACCGGCAGTGCTAACAAGCCGGAACCAAGGAAAAAGCCTGCGGGCAAGCAAAGCCCAACCAAGTCATCCAGCGGCTCCGAGAAACCGGTGACTTCCGAACCATCCCGTGGCAAATTTATTGTCGTTATTGACCCAGGCCATGGCGGCAAAGACCCTGGTGCAATCGGCCCTAGTGGAACCCGCGAAAAAGACGTGGTGTTGCAGGTCGCGCGCAAGCTGAAAAGTCGCATCGACAAGGAAAAGGGCATGCAAGCCATCCTGACCCGCGACAGCGACAAGTTCATCCCACTGCGCGACCGTATGGATCTGGCTCATAAACACAAAGCCGACCTGTTCATTTCCGTCCATGCTGACGCCAACCCCAGTTCGCGGGTGAGCGGCTCCTCCGTCTATATCCTGTCGGAAAATGGCGCATCCAGCGAAGCAGCGCGTCTGCTGGCGGAAAGCGAAAACTCTTACGAAGTAAGATTTGGCAACCGCAGCCTGAGCAATACCAGCAGCAAAGTCGCTTCCATCCTGCTGGATCTGAGCCAGAACGCGATGATGGATCGTAGCCTGAACCTGGCCAAAGGCGTGTTGGGTGAGCTGACCAAGGTCAACAATCCGTTGCGCCGCCGGGTGGAAAGCGCCCGTTTCGTGGTGTTGCGTTCGCCGGACATTCCTTCCATGCTGGTGGAAACGGCTTTCATCAGCAACCCGACCGAAGAAAAGCGCCTGCGCACCGCTGATTACCAGCAAAAACTGGCTTCCGCCATGTTCCAGGGCGTCAAGCGCTACCAGCTTGCCTACGCCGACGAAGGCCGCATGAATACCTGA
- a CDS encoding GNAT family N-acetyltransferase, which yields MKRLLSAFMQIQILNNLDAIPATQWNALVQDDNPFLRHEFLAALEHHGCVGEAFGWLPHHIAVYEQGSLVAAMPLYEKYNNYGEFVFDHAWAEAYKQHGMRYYPKLLSAIPYSPVSGQRVLTQAGREEELFPLLLSAAMQLAEAMQASSFHCLFPPASQLDWLAQQGLTIRHDCQFHWHNQGYQTFDDFLAALQPKKRKNIRQERRKVVDAGITLRQLDGNTATDADWERFAFFYQLTFENKWGIPTMNYGFFREMARALGEQVLLVMADNREGECIAGSLMFRSRTRLYGRHWGCTEYFDSLHFEACYYQGIEYCIRHSLQVFEPGAQGEHKIPRGFLPTLTRSAHWLREDKFRQAIERHAAYEKNSVADYMRSVNKHSPYRPE from the coding sequence GTGAAGCGCCTACTATCCGCCTTCATGCAGATACAAATCCTCAACAATCTCGACGCCATTCCCGCTACCCAGTGGAACGCACTGGTACAGGACGACAATCCATTCCTGCGCCACGAATTTTTGGCAGCGCTGGAACATCATGGTTGTGTCGGTGAGGCATTCGGTTGGCTGCCGCACCACATCGCCGTTTACGAGCAAGGCTCATTGGTTGCCGCCATGCCACTGTACGAAAAGTACAATAATTACGGCGAATTCGTGTTCGACCATGCCTGGGCGGAAGCCTACAAACAACATGGGATGCGTTATTACCCCAAGCTGCTGTCAGCCATCCCCTATTCGCCGGTCAGCGGGCAGCGTGTACTGACACAAGCCGGGCGTGAGGAAGAGCTGTTTCCCCTACTGCTTTCTGCCGCCATGCAACTGGCCGAAGCCATGCAAGCCAGCAGTTTCCATTGCCTGTTTCCGCCTGCTTCACAGCTGGACTGGCTGGCGCAGCAAGGGTTGACCATCCGCCACGACTGCCAGTTTCATTGGCACAATCAGGGCTACCAGACATTTGACGACTTTCTGGCAGCACTGCAACCCAAAAAGCGCAAGAATATCCGTCAGGAACGCCGCAAGGTGGTGGATGCAGGCATTACCCTGCGGCAATTGGATGGCAACACCGCCACCGACGCCGACTGGGAACGTTTCGCCTTTTTCTACCAGCTCACATTCGAGAACAAATGGGGCATCCCCACCATGAACTACGGTTTTTTCCGTGAAATGGCGCGGGCGCTAGGGGAGCAGGTGCTGCTGGTGATGGCGGATAACCGCGAGGGCGAATGCATCGCCGGTTCGCTGATGTTCCGTAGCCGCACCCGTCTGTACGGGCGGCATTGGGGATGCACGGAATATTTCGACAGCCTGCATTTCGAGGCGTGTTATTACCAGGGCATCGAGTACTGCATCCGCCACAGTTTGCAGGTGTTTGAGCCGGGCGCGCAGGGGGAACACAAGATACCGCGTGGCTTCCTCCCTACCCTGACCCGTTCGGCGCACTGGTTACGCGAGGACAAATTCCGGCAAGCCATTGAGCGCCATGCGGCGTATGAAAAGAATTCGGTGGCAGATTACATGCGTTCGGTGAATAAACATTCGCCTTACCGCCCGGAATAA
- the tsaE gene encoding tRNA (adenosine(37)-N6)-threonylcarbamoyltransferase complex ATPase subunit type 1 TsaE, giving the protein MSNWQRVDDETAMLAFGASLARQFPSGGLITLHGDLGAGKTTLVRGLLRELGHTGNVKSPTYTLVEPYYLAGRDIYHFDLYRLGEPEELEYMGIRDYLRPDALCLVEWPEKAAGYLPKADLRIHIRHCGAARDILLE; this is encoded by the coding sequence ATGAGCAACTGGCAACGGGTAGACGATGAAACCGCCATGCTGGCCTTCGGTGCCAGTCTGGCGCGGCAGTTTCCCTCCGGTGGGCTGATTACGCTGCACGGCGACTTGGGGGCAGGCAAAACTACCTTGGTGCGCGGCCTGTTACGTGAATTGGGGCATACCGGCAACGTCAAAAGCCCCACTTATACCCTGGTCGAACCCTATTATCTGGCTGGGCGCGACATTTACCATTTCGACCTCTATCGTCTGGGGGAGCCGGAAGAGCTGGAATACATGGGTATCCGCGACTATCTGCGTCCTGATGCCTTGTGCCTGGTGGAGTGGCCCGAGAAGGCCGCAGGGTATCTGCCTAAGGCGGATTTGCGCATCCACATCAGGCACTGCGGTGCAGCCCGCGATATTTTGCTTGAATGA
- a CDS encoding DNA topoisomerase I, whose translation MSENLVIVESPAKGKTIQKYLGNGFEVLASYGHVRDLIPKEGAVDPDNGYAMRYEIIDRNQRHVDAIARALKKADNLYLATDPDREGEAISWHLYELLKERGALEGKNVQRVVFHEITKRAIQDAIQHPRDLAHELVDAQQARRALDYLVGFNLSPLLWRKIKPSLSAGRVQSPALRLIVEREEEIERFVAQEYWTMTAQNEKDAQAFSARLHTLDGNKLDQFDINNEAQATAVRGRLLKASNGKLLVSKVEKKQRKRYPAPPFTTSTLQQEAVRKLRFSTQRAMRVAQQLYEGIDLGSGGPVGLITYMRTDSVTLANEAIAELRDLIGQRYGQDKVPETPNFYKTKSKNAQEAHEAVRPTSALRTPEQVKQYLNEEQFKLYELIWKRTVACQMIFATMDTVSADLSAEAGSFFRASGSTIRDPGFLLVYEEGLDDRASEKESPLPPLTEGETVTLHDINAEQHFTEPPPRYSEASLVKALEEFGIGRPSTYASIISTLLSREYVELDSRRFTPTDIGRIVNRFLTEHFTQYVDYDFTANLEDQLDAISRGEKAWVPVMDDFWQPFHKLVDEKMESVNRSDVLQSRELGIDPKSGRPVSVRLGRYGPMVQIGTRDDEEKPEFASLRPGMKLDTVTLEEALELFKLPRHLGETEDGKAISTNVGRFGPYVKFGDQFASLKKEDDPHTITLERALELIAEKKQKDLEKIIREFDNGIQILKGRWGPYLQQVVKRSKVQARLPKDCDTDKITLEECLTLLTAAAEAKSSKKAAKKADAAKADGEPADKPAKEAKPKATPKKAAAKKPAAKKTTGSKKSTS comes from the coding sequence ATGAGCGAAAATCTGGTAATTGTAGAGTCTCCGGCAAAGGGAAAAACCATCCAGAAGTACCTGGGTAACGGTTTTGAAGTGCTGGCATCTTATGGGCATGTACGCGACCTAATCCCGAAGGAAGGCGCTGTCGACCCCGACAACGGCTACGCGATGCGTTATGAAATCATCGACCGCAACCAGCGTCATGTCGACGCCATTGCCCGCGCGCTGAAAAAAGCCGACAACCTTTATCTGGCAACTGACCCGGACAGGGAAGGCGAAGCCATTTCCTGGCACTTATACGAATTGCTGAAAGAACGTGGCGCGTTGGAAGGCAAGAATGTGCAGCGTGTAGTGTTCCACGAAATCACCAAACGCGCCATCCAGGACGCCATCCAGCACCCACGCGACCTCGCCCACGAACTGGTGGATGCGCAGCAAGCCCGCCGCGCGCTTGATTACCTGGTCGGCTTCAACCTTTCCCCGCTACTGTGGCGCAAGATCAAGCCCAGCCTGTCCGCCGGGCGCGTGCAAAGCCCCGCCCTGCGCCTGATCGTGGAGCGCGAGGAGGAAATCGAACGCTTCGTTGCCCAGGAATACTGGACGATGACGGCGCAAAACGAAAAGGATGCGCAAGCCTTTTCCGCCCGTCTGCACACCCTGGACGGCAACAAACTCGACCAGTTCGACATTAATAATGAAGCGCAAGCCACCGCCGTGCGCGGGCGTCTGCTGAAAGCCTCCAACGGCAAACTGCTGGTCAGCAAGGTGGAAAAGAAACAGCGCAAGCGTTACCCCGCGCCGCCGTTCACCACTTCCACCCTGCAACAGGAAGCGGTGCGCAAACTGCGCTTTTCCACCCAGCGCGCCATGCGGGTCGCCCAACAACTGTACGAAGGTATCGACCTCGGCAGCGGTGGCCCGGTCGGCCTGATCACCTACATGCGTACCGACTCGGTCACGCTGGCCAACGAAGCCATTGCCGAACTGCGCGACCTGATCGGCCAACGCTACGGCCAGGACAAAGTGCCGGAAACACCCAATTTCTACAAAACCAAATCCAAGAATGCACAGGAAGCCCACGAAGCGGTACGCCCGACTTCCGCCCTGCGCACCCCGGAGCAAGTCAAGCAATACCTGAACGAAGAACAGTTCAAACTGTATGAGCTGATCTGGAAACGCACCGTCGCCTGCCAGATGATTTTCGCCACAATGGATACGGTGTCGGCAGATCTGAGCGCCGAAGCTGGCAGTTTCTTCCGCGCCTCCGGCTCCACCATCCGCGACCCCGGTTTCCTGCTGGTGTACGAAGAAGGGCTGGATGACCGCGCCAGCGAAAAGGAAAGCCCGCTGCCGCCACTGACCGAAGGCGAAACCGTCACCCTGCACGACATCAACGCCGAACAGCATTTCACCGAGCCGCCGCCACGCTACTCGGAGGCATCGCTGGTCAAGGCGCTGGAAGAATTCGGCATTGGCCGCCCCTCCACCTACGCCAGCATCATTTCCACCCTGTTGTCGCGCGAATACGTGGAACTGGACAGCCGCCGCTTCACTCCCACCGACATCGGGCGCATCGTCAACCGCTTCCTGACCGAGCACTTCACCCAGTACGTCGATTACGATTTCACCGCCAATCTGGAAGACCAGCTGGACGCGATTTCACGCGGCGAAAAGGCATGGGTACCAGTGATGGACGATTTCTGGCAACCGTTCCACAAGCTGGTCGACGAAAAGATGGAAAGCGTCAACCGCAGCGACGTGCTCCAGTCACGCGAACTGGGTATCGACCCGAAAAGCGGCAGGCCAGTTTCCGTGCGTCTGGGCCGCTACGGGCCAATGGTGCAAATTGGCACGCGCGATGATGAGGAAAAGCCCGAATTCGCCAGCCTGCGCCCCGGCATGAAACTCGACACCGTGACGCTGGAAGAAGCGCTGGAACTGTTCAAGCTGCCGCGCCATCTGGGCGAAACCGAAGACGGCAAGGCCATCAGCACCAACGTCGGGCGTTTTGGCCCCTACGTCAAATTCGGCGATCAGTTTGCCTCGCTGAAAAAGGAAGACGACCCGCACACCATCACCCTGGAACGGGCGCTGGAACTGATTGCTGAGAAAAAGCAGAAAGACCTGGAAAAGATCATCCGCGAATTCGACAACGGCATCCAGATCCTCAAAGGCCGCTGGGGGCCATACCTGCAACAGGTGGTCAAGCGCAGCAAGGTGCAGGCGCGCCTGCCCAAGGATTGCGACACAGACAAGATCACGCTGGAAGAATGCCTGACGCTGCTGACTGCCGCCGCTGAAGCCAAAAGCAGCAAAAAGGCGGCGAAAAAGGCCGATGCCGCCAAAGCTGACGGGGAGCCAGCCGACAAGCCTGCCAAGGAAGCCAAGCCCAAAGCTACGCCGAAAAAGGCTGCAGCCAAGAAACCGGCGGCCAAGAAAACAACCGGCAGCAAGAAATCGACGAGTTAG
- a CDS encoding bifunctional ADP-dependent NAD(P)H-hydrate dehydratase/NAD(P)H-hydrate epimerase, with the protein MTVVEHCVYTATQVRQLDQITIQEHGIPAYTLMSRAGQATFDRIRTVWPDARSLCVLCGGGNNGGDGYVIARLAIQAGWQVTLLSLGDVLRLQDAAEQAFRNFMAAGGRAQAFEGLLPIADVMVDALLGTGLDRNVEGAYADAIALLNQQDAPVVAVDISSGLHADTGQPCGCAVEADLTVTFIGWKAGLLTGKARDYCGNLHFARLDVPDAVYAQVPTDMRLLGLHTLREYLPPRRRSAHKGDCGHSLLVGGAPGMSGAVRMAGEAALRAGSGLVTVATHPEHAPVLNLLRPELMVNAVESPVHLRPLLQRIDAIGIGPGMGQTAWSRGLLTMVQTVGLPKVLDADALNLLAQTRSQRDDWVLTPHPGEAARLLACETTDVEQDRIAAASRLQREYGGVIVLKGAGTLVASAAGVAFCPVGNPGMASGGMGDTLTGIITALLAQGLGLQAAAEAGVWAHAHAADLAAAAGERGLLASDVLAHLREAINA; encoded by the coding sequence ATGACGGTAGTCGAACACTGCGTTTATACCGCCACCCAAGTACGCCAACTCGATCAAATCACCATTCAGGAACACGGCATTCCCGCCTACACCCTGATGTCACGCGCAGGGCAGGCCACTTTCGACCGCATCCGTACTGTGTGGCCTGATGCCAGATCCCTTTGTGTCCTGTGTGGTGGCGGCAACAATGGTGGGGATGGCTACGTCATCGCCCGGCTGGCCATACAGGCTGGTTGGCAGGTTACGTTGCTGTCACTTGGGGATGTCTTGCGTCTGCAAGATGCCGCCGAGCAGGCATTCCGTAATTTCATGGCTGCCGGTGGTCGCGCCCAAGCATTTGAGGGGCTGTTGCCAATTGCTGACGTGATGGTCGACGCCCTGCTTGGCACCGGGTTGGACCGCAATGTGGAAGGCGCATACGCCGACGCCATCGCCCTGCTCAATCAGCAAGATGCGCCAGTCGTCGCGGTGGATATCTCCTCCGGCCTGCACGCCGACACTGGCCAGCCCTGTGGCTGCGCGGTTGAAGCCGATCTGACCGTCACTTTCATTGGCTGGAAAGCCGGGCTGCTGACCGGCAAAGCGCGCGATTACTGCGGCAACCTGCATTTCGCCCGGCTGGATGTGCCGGATGCAGTCTACGCGCAAGTCCCCACCGACATGCGCCTGCTCGGCCTGCATACCCTGCGTGAATATCTGCCACCGCGCCGCCGTTCTGCCCACAAGGGTGACTGCGGCCACTCCCTGCTGGTTGGCGGTGCGCCTGGCATGAGCGGCGCGGTGCGGATGGCGGGGGAAGCCGCCCTGCGCGCTGGTAGCGGGCTGGTGACAGTTGCCACCCATCCCGAACATGCGCCCGTCCTCAATCTGCTACGCCCGGAACTGATGGTCAACGCGGTTGAATCGCCCGTTCACCTGCGCCCGCTGTTGCAACGTATCGACGCCATCGGCATCGGCCCCGGTATGGGGCAAACCGCCTGGTCCCGGGGTTTGCTCACCATGGTACAAACTGTCGGCCTGCCCAAGGTACTGGACGCTGATGCCCTTAACCTGCTGGCACAAACCCGCAGCCAGCGCGACGACTGGGTTCTGACCCCACACCCCGGCGAAGCTGCCCGCCTGCTGGCTTGCGAAACAACGGACGTTGAGCAAGACCGCATCGCCGCCGCCAGCCGCTTGCAACGCGAATACGGTGGCGTTATTGTCCTGAAAGGCGCAGGCACGCTGGTAGCTTCTGCCGCAGGCGTAGCATTCTGCCCCGTGGGCAACCCCGGCATGGCTTCTGGTGGCATGGGTGATACCTTGACCGGCATCATTACCGCCCTGCTCGCGCAAGGGTTGGGGCTGCAAGCCGCAGCGGAAGCCGGTGTCTGGGCGCACGCCCACGCTGCTGACCTGGCCGCTGCCGCAGGTGAACGTGGTTTATTGGCCAGCGATGTGCTGGCGCATTTACGGGAAGCAATCAACGCATGA
- a CDS encoding L-threonylcarbamoyladenylate synthase, whose translation MAKVAEGIPSAIHAVQSGGVIAYPTEAVYGLGCNPADLTAVQRILALKQRPADKGLILIAADLAQLEPYLLPLGNALLERILPTWPGPVTWLLPVRPEVSPLIRGNHDTLAVRVTAHPVCRKLCQQLGHPLISTSANLSDQPPARSAQEVRQQFGMQLDDILDAPLGEQAQPTEIRHGLTGEIVRPA comes from the coding sequence TTGGCTAAGGTAGCAGAAGGCATCCCCTCCGCCATCCACGCCGTCCAATCTGGCGGCGTCATCGCCTACCCCACCGAAGCCGTCTACGGCCTCGGCTGCAACCCTGCCGACCTTACTGCGGTGCAACGCATCCTCGCCCTCAAACAACGCCCCGCCGACAAGGGGCTGATCCTGATCGCCGCCGACCTTGCCCAACTGGAGCCGTACCTGCTGCCGTTGGGCAACGCTTTGCTGGAACGCATCCTGCCCACCTGGCCCGGCCCTGTCACCTGGCTGCTGCCGGTGCGCCCGGAGGTTTCCCCGCTGATCCGCGGCAACCACGACACGCTAGCCGTGCGCGTCACCGCCCACCCAGTCTGCCGGAAACTGTGCCAGCAACTCGGCCACCCACTCATATCTACCAGCGCCAACCTCAGCGACCAGCCACCTGCCCGCAGTGCGCAGGAAGTCCGCCAGCAATTCGGCATGCAACTGGATGACATCCTCGATGCCCCGCTCGGCGAACAGGCGCAACCGACCGAAATACGCCACGGCCTGACTGGGGAAATTGTCCGGCCAGCGTGA